A stretch of the Streptomyces sp. NBC_01428 genome encodes the following:
- a CDS encoding FUSC family protein produces the protein MFMAPDPGLFRLRVSLRAVLGIGLAVTLCELAGLSLPASVTGGLAALLALFTVGDPTVRGQAGTTALLPVVGLPVLALATALQGTPTLRDASWLAVVFAGVHARRWGPRGHALGIFAFMMFFATQFLHAVPGQLPQLYAAVALSLAASSAVRFGAWCVERRTPLPAAPVPLDGRGLARPATRQAFQATAACAFALVAGQLLSHDRWYWAVGTAWWIFVNTASRGETLVRGFRRVVGTVAGIGAGLLVAVPLHGAPAPTAALVAVCVFGIFYTAALSYSWMMFFVTVMAGLLYGLLGVLHPGLLGLRFAETAVGALGAALAVAFVLPITTHAVTDRWIERALHAVHGCTAAAARRLAGDAQADPAPRAGELEALLGRVRLSLAPLVHPLNPMRERRARARAVLALLDDCAREVRGLAAVAADPDASHDARLTAACRRVETAMEALVGAVPGGALDAHHGATGHHPGAEQALAHLHGLERALVDLATPLRGSRLVGA, from the coding sequence ATGTTCATGGCTCCGGATCCGGGACTGTTCCGGCTGCGGGTCTCGCTCCGGGCGGTCCTCGGGATCGGCCTGGCGGTGACCCTGTGCGAGCTGGCCGGGCTCTCGCTCCCCGCGTCCGTCACCGGCGGACTCGCGGCGCTCCTCGCCCTGTTCACCGTCGGTGACCCGACGGTCCGCGGGCAGGCCGGCACGACCGCTCTGCTCCCGGTCGTCGGCCTGCCGGTCCTGGCGCTCGCCACCGCGCTGCAGGGCACGCCGACGCTGCGCGACGCGAGCTGGCTCGCCGTCGTCTTCGCCGGGGTCCACGCCCGCCGCTGGGGACCGCGCGGACACGCGCTCGGCATCTTCGCGTTCATGATGTTCTTCGCCACGCAGTTCCTGCACGCCGTCCCGGGCCAGCTCCCGCAGCTGTACGCGGCCGTCGCGCTGTCGCTCGCGGCGTCCTCGGCGGTGCGCTTCGGCGCCTGGTGCGTGGAGCGGCGCACCCCCCTGCCCGCGGCGCCGGTACCGCTGGACGGACGCGGCCTCGCCCGCCCCGCCACCCGTCAGGCCTTCCAGGCGACGGCGGCCTGCGCCTTCGCGCTCGTCGCCGGTCAGTTGCTCTCGCACGACCGCTGGTACTGGGCCGTCGGCACCGCCTGGTGGATCTTCGTGAACACGGCCTCGCGCGGCGAGACCCTGGTCCGCGGCTTCCGGCGGGTCGTCGGCACGGTCGCCGGGATCGGGGCGGGGCTCCTGGTCGCCGTACCGCTGCACGGCGCGCCGGCGCCCACCGCCGCGCTCGTCGCCGTGTGCGTCTTCGGGATCTTCTACACGGCGGCTCTCTCGTACAGCTGGATGATGTTCTTCGTCACCGTCATGGCCGGTCTGCTGTACGGACTGCTCGGTGTGCTGCACCCGGGTCTGCTCGGGCTCCGGTTCGCCGAGACCGCCGTCGGCGCGCTCGGCGCGGCCCTCGCGGTGGCCTTCGTCCTGCCGATCACGACCCATGCCGTGACCGACCGGTGGATCGAGCGGGCCCTGCACGCCGTGCACGGGTGCACCGCGGCGGCGGCCCGGCGCCTCGCGGGCGACGCCCAGGCGGACCCCGCGCCGCGTGCGGGGGAGCTCGAAGCACTCCTGGGGCGCGTACGGCTGTCCCTCGCGCCCCTCGTTCACCCGCTCAACCCCATGCGCGAACGCCGGGCACGAGCCCGTGCGGTCCTCGCCCTGCTCGACGACTGCGCCCGCGAGGTACGCGGTCTCGCCGCCGTCGCCGCCGATCCGGACGCCTCCCACGACGCCCGCCTCACGGCGGCCTGCCGACGGGTCGAGACCGCGATGGAAGCCCTGGTCGGCGCCGTGCCGGGCGGCGCGCTGGACGCTCACCACGGCGCTACCGGACACCATCCCGGGGCCGAGCAGGCGCTCGCCCATCTCCATGGCCTGGAGCGGGCACTCGTCGACCTGGCGACGCCGTTGCGCGGCTCCCGGCTCGTCGGCGCCTGA
- a CDS encoding nitric oxide synthase oxygenase produces the protein MLRAAGEFVVLHHTEERLGDPAGRLAAVRAEIADTGTYRHTTGELVFGARVAWRNANRCIGRLYWNSLTVRDRRDVRDAQGVAEECAEHLREATRDGRIRALITVFAPDAPDRPAPRIWNEQLVRYAGYPRPDGGVTGDPRNTGLTDAARRLGWPGGPGTPFDVLPLLVQDAGARPRWFELPEDAVLEVDLTHPEHAWWPSLGLRWHAVPALSDMCLEIGGICYPAAPFNGWYMGTEIGARNLADTDRYDLLPVVAERLGLDTRTDRSLWKDRALVELNRSVLHSFDSAGVTVTDHHTESRRFLTHLGREERKGRRVGAEWSWIVPPISASATPVFHRTYETVERNPAYVHHPEALERARGAGDL, from the coding sequence CTGCTCCGCGCCGCCGGTGAGTTCGTGGTCCTGCACCACACCGAGGAGCGTCTCGGCGATCCGGCCGGCCGTCTCGCCGCCGTGCGTGCGGAGATCGCGGACACGGGGACCTACCGGCACACCACGGGCGAACTGGTCTTCGGCGCGCGGGTCGCCTGGCGCAACGCCAACCGCTGCATCGGCCGGCTGTACTGGAACTCGCTGACGGTGCGCGACCGCAGGGACGTGCGGGACGCACAGGGGGTCGCGGAGGAGTGCGCGGAGCACCTGCGCGAAGCCACCCGTGACGGCCGCATCCGGGCCCTCATCACCGTCTTCGCGCCCGACGCGCCGGACCGGCCGGCCCCCAGGATCTGGAACGAACAGCTCGTCCGGTACGCCGGGTACCCGCGTCCCGACGGCGGCGTGACCGGCGACCCGCGCAACACCGGCCTCACCGACGCCGCCCGCCGGCTCGGCTGGCCCGGCGGCCCCGGCACCCCCTTCGACGTCCTGCCGCTGCTGGTCCAGGACGCCGGTGCCCGGCCGCGCTGGTTCGAGCTGCCCGAGGACGCGGTCCTCGAAGTCGATCTCACGCACCCGGAGCACGCCTGGTGGCCCTCCCTCGGCCTGCGCTGGCACGCGGTGCCCGCCCTCTCCGACATGTGCCTGGAGATCGGCGGCATCTGCTACCCCGCCGCGCCGTTCAACGGCTGGTACATGGGCACCGAGATCGGCGCCCGCAACCTCGCCGACACCGACCGCTACGACCTGCTGCCCGTCGTCGCCGAACGCCTCGGCCTCGACACCCGTACCGACCGCTCCCTGTGGAAGGACCGCGCCCTGGTCGAGCTGAACCGTTCCGTCCTGCACTCCTTCGACAGCGCCGGGGTCACGGTCACCGACCACCACACCGAGTCCCGGCGCTTCCTCACGCACCTGGGCCGCGAGGAACGGAAGGGCCGCCGGGTGGGCGCCGAGTGGTCGTGGATCGTGCCGCCGATCTCCGCCAGTGCCACGCCGGTCTTCCATCGCACCTATGAGACCGTCGAACGGAACCCGGCCTACGTGCACCACCCGGAGGCACTCGAACGAGCCCGGGGCGCGGGCGACTTGTGA
- a CDS encoding lactonase family protein, which translates to MTGGGRRQQRAYIGSFTAAGGRGVLTAAVDPDNGALTVLSAVDGVPDPSYLALSPAGDHLYAVSETADGAVAAYRVHADKPELTGPPTRIGGSGPTHLSVFDGHVLTANYGSGSVSVLPVRPGGGLAGAASSVLRHTGSGPHTPRQQGPHAHQVQPDPTGRWAVSVDLGTDSVRVCALDGGELTVHREIALRPGSGPRHLAFHPGGEHAYVLNELAPTVTVCRWDAAEGSLRPVGETPVLTGVPDGDAFPSGIAVSPDGRFVWTATRGQDVVSVLTPDAVGEGLRLVATVPCGGVWPRALTVDPSGRFLYAANERSGDVTWFVVDPDTGVPRRGGSVEAPAASCVVFG; encoded by the coding sequence GTGACAGGCGGCGGCAGGCGGCAACAGAGGGCGTACATCGGCTCGTTCACGGCGGCGGGAGGTCGCGGTGTCCTCACCGCGGCCGTGGACCCGGACAATGGCGCGCTGACCGTCCTGAGCGCGGTCGACGGAGTCCCCGACCCCTCGTACCTGGCCCTGTCTCCTGCCGGGGACCACCTCTACGCCGTCAGCGAGACGGCCGACGGTGCCGTGGCCGCCTACCGCGTGCACGCCGACAAACCGGAACTGACCGGCCCGCCGACCCGGATCGGCGGCAGTGGCCCCACGCACCTGAGCGTCTTCGACGGACACGTGCTGACCGCCAACTACGGCTCCGGCAGCGTCTCCGTCCTGCCCGTGCGTCCCGGCGGCGGTCTCGCCGGGGCCGCGTCCAGCGTGCTCCGCCACACCGGTTCGGGACCGCACACGCCCCGCCAACAGGGCCCGCACGCCCACCAGGTGCAGCCCGACCCCACCGGCCGCTGGGCGGTCAGCGTGGACCTCGGCACGGACTCCGTCCGTGTCTGCGCCCTCGACGGCGGCGAACTCACCGTGCACCGCGAGATCGCCCTGCGCCCCGGTTCCGGGCCGCGCCACCTCGCCTTCCACCCCGGCGGCGAACACGCCTACGTCCTCAACGAACTCGCCCCGACCGTCACGGTCTGCCGCTGGGATGCCGCCGAGGGCTCGCTGCGGCCGGTCGGCGAGACGCCGGTGCTGACCGGTGTCCCGGACGGTGACGCGTTCCCGTCGGGCATCGCCGTCTCGCCCGACGGCCGCTTCGTGTGGACCGCCACACGTGGCCAGGACGTCGTCTCCGTCCTCACGCCCGACGCGGTGGGCGAGGGACTCCGACTGGTCGCCACGGTGCCCTGTGGCGGCGTCTGGCCCCGCGCGCTGACCGTCGATCCCTCGGGCCGCTTCCTGTACGCCGCCAACGAGCGCTCCGGCGACGTGACCTGGTTCGTCGTGGACCCGGACACGGGCGTGCCGCGCCGCGGTGGGTCGGTCGAGGCGCCCGCCGCGTCCTGCGTGGTGTTCGGCTGA
- a CDS encoding sirohydrochlorin chelatase: MSSPTGPASGLPVRMPRPRQPGRHRRPEPLAAPEGAPALLLAVPGTPSAATRSLAEEVVSIARSELPGLDARIGYLDGDDEFPTLQSALVHASEERAARFEQARAAGSDVAEPDGPVAIVVPLLAGPDNALLRRVRQAVMESRVAAELTDVLGPHPLLAEALHVRLSEAGLARADRARLFTVATAADGIVLAAVGGEEAVQAAGITGMLLAARLAVPVMAAALDEEGSIAAVAEELRNSGSQQLALAPYLIGPELDSGLLEAAAKEAGCHAAEALGPYPAIGKLALAQYTSALGIAPPQTQGAPVR, encoded by the coding sequence ATGAGCTCCCCCACTGGGCCCGCGTCCGGCCTGCCAGTACGAATGCCGCGACCCCGCCAGCCCGGACGGCACCGCCGTCCGGAGCCCCTGGCGGCTCCCGAGGGCGCGCCCGCGCTCCTCCTCGCGGTGCCGGGCACCCCCAGCGCCGCCACGCGCAGCCTCGCCGAGGAGGTCGTGAGCATCGCGCGCTCCGAGCTCCCCGGCCTCGACGCCCGTATCGGGTACCTGGACGGGGACGACGAGTTCCCCACGCTGCAGTCCGCGCTGGTCCACGCCTCCGAGGAGCGCGCCGCGCGCTTCGAGCAGGCCCGTGCCGCCGGTTCCGACGTGGCCGAGCCCGACGGCCCGGTCGCCATCGTCGTGCCGCTGCTCGCCGGTCCGGACAACGCGCTGCTGCGCCGCGTCCGCCAGGCGGTCATGGAGAGCCGTGTCGCGGCCGAACTGACCGATGTCCTCGGCCCGCACCCGCTGCTCGCCGAGGCGCTGCACGTGCGGCTCTCCGAGGCCGGTCTGGCCCGCGCCGACCGCGCGCGCCTGTTCACCGTGGCGACCGCCGCGGACGGTATCGTGCTCGCCGCGGTGGGCGGCGAGGAGGCCGTTCAGGCAGCCGGCATCACCGGCATGCTGCTCGCCGCGCGGCTCGCGGTGCCCGTGATGGCGGCGGCCCTCGACGAGGAGGGCTCGATCGCGGCCGTCGCCGAGGAACTGCGCAACTCCGGTTCGCAGCAGCTCGCGCTGGCCCCGTACCTGATCGGCCCGGAGCTGGACTCCGGTCTGCTCGAAGCGGCGGCCAAGGAGGCCGGCTGCCACGCCGCCGAGGCCCTCGGCCCGTACCCGGCGATCGGCAAGCTCGCGCTGGCCCAGTACACGTCGGCGCTGGGCATCGCCCCGCCGCAGACCCAGGGTGCGCCGGTCCGCTGA
- a CDS encoding N-acetylglucosamine kinase yields MTPGAGGETRQDAPGPSVVLAVDSGGSGLRAVLAAHGTAYDAGTTAGREGLTAAEPIALSDPLTSGEPVRTGPRGISAAHLLEQLLPMAGRLMDDAGAVRLGAVAVGAAGLATLGDELRDELPAALERELGVRRLALVADAVTAYTGALGPRAGAVIAAGTGMIAIGTDLTSWRRADGWGHLLGDCGGGAWIGRAGLEAALRAFDGRQGGSPELLAGAEEVFGPMSELPGRLYPRTDRPAVLASFAPQVAARAGSDPVAADILRSAARHMAESAAAACPPDGEPLLALTGGLFRMGEPLLAPLREELAARVPHARLVAAAGDPLDGALRIAVALADGRLTLPQDDRMLYVVAEKPYPEIDALNSA; encoded by the coding sequence GTGACCCCCGGCGCCGGAGGCGAGACGCGCCAGGACGCTCCGGGCCCCTCCGTCGTGCTGGCGGTGGACTCGGGCGGTTCCGGGCTGCGCGCGGTCCTCGCGGCGCACGGGACGGCGTACGACGCCGGGACCACCGCAGGTCGAGAAGGGCTGACGGCCGCCGAACCGATCGCGCTGAGTGACCCCCTGACCTCCGGGGAACCGGTCCGCACCGGGCCGCGGGGCATCTCGGCCGCCCATCTGCTGGAGCAACTGCTGCCGATGGCGGGCCGGCTGATGGACGACGCCGGCGCCGTGCGGCTCGGGGCGGTGGCCGTCGGCGCGGCGGGCCTGGCGACGCTCGGTGACGAGCTGCGGGACGAGCTTCCCGCCGCTCTGGAGCGTGAACTCGGCGTACGGCGGCTCGCGTTGGTGGCCGACGCGGTGACCGCGTACACCGGCGCTCTCGGCCCGCGGGCCGGTGCGGTGATCGCCGCGGGCACCGGCATGATCGCGATCGGGACCGACCTCACGTCGTGGCGCAGGGCCGACGGCTGGGGCCATCTGCTCGGCGACTGCGGCGGGGGCGCCTGGATCGGGCGAGCGGGCCTGGAGGCTGCTCTGCGGGCCTTCGACGGGCGGCAGGGCGGTTCGCCGGAGCTGCTGGCCGGGGCCGAGGAGGTGTTCGGGCCGATGTCCGAGCTGCCGGGCCGTCTGTACCCGCGTACCGACCGGCCGGCCGTGCTCGCCTCCTTCGCCCCGCAGGTCGCCGCCCGCGCCGGGAGCGACCCGGTGGCCGCGGACATCCTGCGGTCCGCCGCACGGCACATGGCCGAGTCGGCGGCGGCCGCCTGCCCGCCCGACGGCGAGCCGCTCCTCGCGCTCACCGGAGGTCTGTTCAGGATGGGCGAGCCGCTTCTCGCGCCGCTGCGCGAGGAGTTGGCCGCGCGGGTGCCGCACGCGCGGCTGGTGGCCGCCGCGGGGGACCCGCTCGACGGGGCGCTGCGGATCGCCGTCGCCCTGGCGGACGGCAGGCTCACACTCCCCCAGGACGACCGGATGTTGTACGTGGTGGCTGAAAAGCCCTATCCGGAAATCGATGCTCTGAATTCGGCGTAG